One stretch of Janibacter limosus DNA includes these proteins:
- the rsmA gene encoding 16S rRNA (adenine(1518)-N(6)/adenine(1519)-N(6))-dimethyltransferase RsmA has product MSTDLPEPAAGSGLLGAVRVRELADRLGVRPTKQWGQNFVVDANTVRRIVRAGDVTPDDHVVEIGPGLGSLTLALLEQASRVTAVEVDPVLAAALPETVAVQLPGAQERLEVVHADALRVTELPGPEPTALVANLPYNISVPVVLHFLETFPSIERVLVMVQLEVAERLAAGPGSKTYGVPSVKAAWWAEVGLAGRVSRSIFWPVPNVDSGLVKLVRHDPPVTEATRQQVFAVVDAAFAQRRKTLRAALRGIAGSGEVAEAALLAAGVDPRTRGEQLDVLAFARITEELMARVTA; this is encoded by the coding sequence ATGAGCACCGACCTGCCCGAGCCCGCTGCCGGCTCCGGCCTGCTCGGGGCCGTCCGCGTCCGCGAGCTGGCCGACCGGCTGGGCGTGCGTCCCACCAAGCAGTGGGGGCAGAACTTCGTCGTCGATGCCAACACGGTGCGCCGCATCGTCCGGGCGGGGGACGTCACGCCCGACGACCACGTCGTGGAGATCGGGCCGGGCCTCGGCTCGCTGACCCTCGCCCTGCTGGAGCAGGCCTCCCGGGTCACGGCCGTCGAGGTCGACCCGGTGCTGGCAGCGGCCCTGCCGGAGACCGTGGCGGTGCAGCTGCCCGGGGCGCAGGAGCGCCTCGAGGTCGTGCACGCCGACGCGCTGAGGGTCACCGAGCTGCCGGGGCCCGAGCCCACCGCGCTCGTGGCCAACCTGCCGTACAACATCTCCGTGCCGGTCGTGCTGCACTTCCTGGAGACCTTCCCGAGCATCGAGCGGGTGCTCGTCATGGTCCAGCTCGAGGTCGCCGAGCGACTGGCCGCGGGGCCGGGGAGCAAGACCTACGGGGTGCCGAGCGTCAAGGCGGCGTGGTGGGCCGAGGTGGGGCTCGCCGGCCGCGTCTCGCGCAGCATCTTCTGGCCCGTGCCCAATGTCGACTCCGGCCTCGTCAAGCTCGTGCGCCACGACCCACCGGTCACCGAGGCGACGCGCCAGCAGGTCTTCGCGGTCGTCGACGCTGCCTTCGCCCAGCGCCGCAAGACCCTGCGAGCGGCGTTGCGCGGCATCGCCGGGTCCGGTGAGGTGGCCGAGGCGGCCCTGCTGGCGGCCGGTGTCGACCCTCGCACGCGCGGTGAGCAGCTGGACGTTCTCGCCTTCGCTCGGATCACCGAGGAGCTCATGGCTAGGGTGACGGCATGA
- a CDS encoding 4-(cytidine 5'-diphospho)-2-C-methyl-D-erythritol kinase: MTSVLELPAAVTVRAPAKVNLELFVGPLLDDGYHSLSTVYQAVGIHDDVTAAPSDEWGCSVRGRDADKVPTDESNLALRAARALAEHTGGQDPVHLSIHKEIPVAGGMAGGSADAAAALVACDALWGTDLPKEELEEIAAGIGSDVPFLLHGGTCVGSGRGEVVTPVLAKGTYHWVFVPSAASGLSTPMVYSAFDQRLAGTAIPEPRPSTALMSALRSGDPTALAPVLDNDLQADAIALQPAIGELIEAAMGFGALAAIVSGSGPTVAMLASGAEGAIDLAVALTASGVAGDVLRATGPTHGAHILPTVRAS; the protein is encoded by the coding sequence ATGACCTCCGTGCTCGAGCTGCCCGCGGCCGTGACCGTGCGTGCGCCGGCCAAGGTCAACCTCGAGCTCTTCGTCGGGCCGCTGCTCGATGACGGCTACCACTCGCTGTCGACGGTCTACCAGGCCGTGGGGATCCACGACGACGTGACCGCGGCACCGTCCGACGAGTGGGGTTGCTCGGTCCGTGGGCGCGATGCCGACAAGGTGCCGACGGACGAGTCCAACCTCGCTCTGCGCGCTGCCCGTGCGCTCGCCGAGCACACCGGTGGGCAGGACCCCGTCCACTTGTCGATCCACAAGGAGATCCCGGTCGCCGGCGGCATGGCCGGCGGCTCCGCCGATGCTGCGGCTGCGCTCGTGGCGTGCGACGCACTGTGGGGCACGGACCTGCCCAAGGAGGAGCTCGAGGAGATCGCGGCTGGTATCGGCAGCGACGTCCCCTTCCTGCTGCACGGTGGGACCTGTGTGGGCTCGGGGCGTGGCGAGGTCGTCACCCCTGTCCTGGCCAAGGGGACCTATCACTGGGTCTTCGTCCCCTCCGCCGCGAGTGGCCTGTCGACGCCGATGGTCTACTCGGCCTTCGACCAGCGCCTGGCCGGCACCGCGATCCCGGAGCCGCGGCCCAGCACCGCGCTGATGAGCGCGTTGCGGTCGGGCGACCCGACCGCACTGGCACCCGTGCTCGACAACGACCTGCAGGCTGACGCGATCGCCCTCCAACCGGCGATCGGTGAGCTCATCGAGGCAGCGATGGGCTTCGGCGCCCTGGCCGCGATCGTCTCCGGGTCGGGCCCGACCGTCGCGATGCTCGCCTCCGGCGCCGAGGGTGCCATCGACCTGGCCGTGGCTCTGACCGCATCCGGTGTCGCCGGAGACGTCCTGCGGGCGACCGGGCCGACGCACGGTGCCCACATCCTGCCCACGGTGCGTGCCAGCTGA